A genome region from Micromonospora peucetia includes the following:
- a CDS encoding carboxyl transferase domain-containing protein — protein MFSRVAIVNRGEAAMRLIHAVRDIAAETGTRIETVALHTDVDRTATFVREADLSYDLGPASARPYLDLKVLERALVETGADAAWVGWGFVAEDPAFAELCEKVGVTFVGPSPEAMRKLGDKIGAKLIAEEVGVPVAPWSRGAVETLDAALAAAVEIGYPLMLKATAGGGGRGIRVVTNEAELADAYERTSQEAARAFGSGIVFLERLVTGARHVEVQVIADGEGTAWALGVRDCSVQRRNQKVIEESASPVLDPAQTAELKTSAERLAVAVGYRGAATVEFLYHPGDRLFAFLEVNTRLQVEHPITESTTGFDLVKAQLHVASGGRLEGEPPAERGHAIEARLNAEDPDRDFAPSPGRIARLDLPAGPGIRVDTGVSEGDTIPADFDSMIAKIIAYGRDRDEALGRLRRAMAQTTVIIEGGATNKSFVLDLLDQPEVIDASADTGWIDRVRGEGRLVTHRHSAVALAAAAIEAYEEEERVERQRLLSTAFGGRPQVQHESGRPLDLKLRGVGYRVRVARVGAHRFRVGVEAGGAVRTADVELDRFDRHTGQIVVNGVRYRLLIGTHGPIHLVEVDGVAHRVSRDEGGVLRSPMPALVVATPLKVGAEVEAGAPVLVLESMKMETVLRAPFRARLKECVVSVGSQVEAGAPMLRLEPLADDAEAEVEDTSAVESVELDLPVAPGEIPARDRAARGQEDLRSLLLGFDVDPHDERRLLDDYLAARRTATEDGHRPLAEELELVDVFADLTELSRNRPTGEDGGGAGHVPSAREYFHTYLQCLDVERAGLSGTFQARLAKALGHYGVTDLERCPELEAAVFRIFLAQQRASADATVVATLLRAWLREPPPDETLREPAGLALERLVAATQVRFPVVCDLARGVVFAWFAQPLLRRNRARVYADVRRHLRHLDAHPDSPDRAGRIAEMVRCTEPLVRLLGQRLVRDDLDNAVMLEVLTRRYYGNKGLTGVRTSEVAGCTFVVAERADSWVVSSAVSFDALGSALRGLAELASGHDAIDVDIYLAWEKQPADFDALAAALHEVVSAHPLPSQVRRLTTTVAGRGGAVMHHHFTFRPSTIGMIEERLIRGLHPYIAQRMQLERLSKFDLTRLPSSDEEVYLFQCVARENPSDDRLVAFAQVRDLTELREHDGRLVALPTAEDVLATCLDSIRRAQSLRPSRNRFSTNRIVVYVWPPSDITRAELKMIAGRVLPTTAGAGLEEILFIARQRDRRTGELTKITVRISFDATGGPALTVGEPSDEPVEPLDDYRQKVLRASSRNAVYPYELTGLLGRFVEHDLDDDHALVPVDRPKGRNSAAIVAGVVATPTRRHPQGVTRVVLLGDPTKSLGALSEPECRRVIAALDLAEQMRVPLEWYALSSGARISMESGTENMDWVAAALKRIVEFTQDGGEINIVVAGINVGAQPYWNAEATMLMHTRGILVMTPDSAMVLTGKQSLDFSGGVSAEDNFGIGGYDRVMGPNGQAQYWAPNLAAARDVLMSHYEHTYVAPGEDTPRRARTTDPVDRDISGYPHVVVGSDFTTVGEIFSAEANPDRKKPFDIRTVMRALSDQDRPVLERWAGMADAETVAVQDVHLGGMPVCLLGIESRAVPRRGFPPTDGPDTYTAGTLFPQSSRKAARAINAASGNRPLVVLANLSGFDGSPESMRKLQLEYGAEIGRAIVNFRGPIVFCVISRYHGGAFVVFSKALNPNMTVLALEGSFASVLGGAPAAAVVFSGDVNARTATDPRVRDLEARVAATSGTDRAALTAELDELRSSVRAEKLGEVATEFDRVHNIHRAVEVGSVDAVIRAAELRPRIIETIESRLG, from the coding sequence GTGTTCAGTCGTGTCGCCATCGTCAACCGTGGTGAGGCCGCCATGCGGCTCATCCACGCCGTACGGGACATTGCCGCGGAGACCGGAACACGGATCGAGACCGTCGCCCTGCACACCGACGTCGATCGTACGGCCACCTTCGTCCGCGAAGCCGATCTGTCCTACGATCTCGGTCCCGCGTCCGCGCGCCCGTACCTCGACCTGAAGGTCCTGGAGCGCGCGCTGGTGGAGACCGGGGCCGACGCCGCCTGGGTCGGCTGGGGCTTCGTCGCGGAGGACCCGGCGTTCGCGGAGCTGTGCGAGAAGGTCGGGGTCACCTTCGTCGGACCGAGCCCGGAGGCCATGCGCAAGCTCGGCGACAAGATCGGCGCGAAGCTGATCGCCGAGGAGGTCGGCGTGCCGGTCGCGCCGTGGAGCCGCGGTGCGGTCGAGACCCTGGACGCCGCCCTGGCGGCGGCGGTCGAGATCGGCTACCCGCTGATGCTGAAGGCGACCGCGGGCGGCGGCGGGCGCGGCATCCGCGTGGTCACGAACGAGGCCGAACTCGCCGACGCCTACGAGCGCACCAGCCAGGAGGCGGCGCGGGCGTTCGGCAGCGGCATCGTGTTCCTGGAGCGCCTGGTCACCGGCGCCCGGCACGTCGAGGTCCAGGTGATCGCCGACGGCGAGGGCACCGCGTGGGCACTCGGTGTCCGCGACTGCTCGGTGCAGCGGCGCAACCAGAAGGTCATCGAGGAGTCGGCGTCGCCGGTGCTCGACCCCGCGCAGACGGCCGAGCTCAAGACGTCGGCCGAACGGCTGGCCGTCGCGGTCGGTTACCGGGGCGCGGCGACCGTCGAGTTCCTCTACCACCCCGGCGACCGGCTGTTCGCGTTCCTCGAGGTCAACACGCGCCTACAGGTCGAGCACCCGATCACCGAGTCCACCACCGGGTTCGACCTGGTCAAGGCGCAACTGCACGTGGCGTCGGGCGGGCGCCTCGAAGGCGAGCCGCCGGCGGAGCGCGGGCACGCCATCGAGGCCCGGCTGAACGCCGAGGACCCCGACCGCGACTTCGCGCCCTCCCCGGGCCGCATCGCGCGACTGGACCTGCCCGCCGGGCCCGGCATCCGGGTGGACACCGGCGTCAGCGAGGGCGACACCATCCCCGCCGACTTCGACTCCATGATCGCGAAGATCATCGCGTACGGCCGCGACCGCGACGAGGCGCTCGGCAGGCTGCGCCGGGCGATGGCGCAGACCACCGTGATCATCGAGGGCGGCGCGACGAACAAGAGCTTCGTGCTCGACCTGCTCGACCAGCCCGAGGTGATCGACGCCAGCGCGGACACCGGCTGGATCGACCGCGTCCGGGGCGAGGGCAGGCTCGTCACGCACCGGCACTCCGCCGTCGCGTTGGCCGCCGCCGCCATCGAGGCGTACGAGGAGGAGGAACGCGTCGAACGGCAGCGGCTGCTGTCGACGGCGTTCGGCGGACGCCCGCAGGTGCAGCACGAGAGCGGCCGGCCGCTGGACCTCAAGCTGCGGGGCGTCGGCTACCGCGTACGCGTCGCGCGGGTCGGCGCGCACCGGTTCCGCGTCGGCGTCGAGGCGGGTGGCGCCGTCCGCACCGCCGACGTCGAGCTCGACCGCTTCGACCGGCACACCGGGCAGATCGTCGTCAACGGCGTCCGGTACCGCCTGCTCATCGGCACGCACGGGCCGATCCACCTCGTGGAGGTGGACGGCGTCGCGCACCGGGTCAGCCGTGACGAGGGTGGCGTCCTGCGCTCGCCGATGCCCGCGCTGGTCGTCGCCACGCCGTTGAAGGTCGGCGCCGAGGTCGAGGCGGGCGCGCCGGTGCTGGTGCTGGAGAGCATGAAGATGGAGACGGTGCTGCGGGCGCCGTTCAGGGCGCGGCTGAAGGAATGCGTCGTCTCCGTGGGCAGCCAGGTGGAGGCCGGCGCACCGATGCTGCGGCTGGAGCCGCTCGCCGACGACGCCGAGGCGGAGGTGGAGGACACCTCGGCCGTCGAGTCCGTCGAGCTGGACCTGCCCGTCGCGCCCGGGGAGATCCCGGCGCGGGATCGCGCCGCCCGCGGTCAGGAGGACCTGCGCAGCCTGCTGCTGGGCTTCGACGTCGACCCGCACGACGAGCGCCGGTTGCTCGACGACTATCTCGCCGCGCGCCGGACGGCCACCGAGGACGGCCACCGGCCGCTGGCCGAGGAGCTCGAACTCGTCGACGTGTTCGCCGACCTCACGGAGCTGAGCCGTAACCGGCCGACGGGCGAGGACGGCGGCGGTGCCGGCCACGTGCCCAGCGCCCGCGAGTACTTCCACACCTACCTCCAGTGCCTCGACGTCGAGCGGGCCGGGCTGTCCGGGACGTTCCAGGCCAGGCTCGCCAAGGCGCTGGGGCACTACGGGGTCACCGACCTGGAGCGCTGCCCCGAACTCGAAGCCGCCGTGTTCCGGATCTTCCTCGCCCAGCAGCGCGCGTCCGCCGACGCCACGGTCGTCGCGACGCTGCTGCGCGCGTGGCTGCGGGAGCCGCCGCCGGACGAGACGCTGCGCGAGCCCGCCGGTCTCGCGCTGGAGCGGCTGGTGGCCGCGACGCAGGTGCGTTTCCCCGTGGTCTGCGATCTCGCTCGCGGCGTCGTGTTCGCCTGGTTCGCCCAGCCGCTGCTCCGGCGCAACCGCGCCCGTGTCTACGCCGACGTCCGCCGGCACCTGCGCCACCTGGACGCGCACCCGGACTCGCCGGACCGCGCCGGGCGCATCGCCGAGATGGTGCGCTGCACCGAGCCGCTGGTGCGACTGCTCGGTCAGCGGCTAGTCCGCGACGACCTGGACAACGCGGTCATGCTGGAGGTACTCACCCGGCGGTACTACGGCAACAAGGGCCTCACCGGCGTCCGCACCAGCGAGGTCGCGGGCTGCACGTTCGTGGTCGCCGAGCGTGCGGACTCGTGGGTGGTCTCCTCCGCCGTCAGCTTCGACGCGCTGGGCAGCGCGCTGCGTGGGCTCGCGGAGCTGGCGAGCGGCCACGACGCCATCGATGTCGACATCTATCTGGCCTGGGAGAAGCAGCCGGCGGACTTCGACGCGTTGGCGGCGGCGCTGCACGAGGTCGTCAGCGCGCATCCGCTGCCGAGCCAGGTCCGCAGGCTCACCACCACCGTGGCGGGTCGCGGCGGCGCGGTGATGCACCACCACTTCACGTTCCGTCCGTCGACCATCGGGATGATCGAGGAGCGGCTGATCCGGGGCCTGCACCCGTACATCGCGCAGCGGATGCAGTTGGAGCGGCTGAGCAAGTTCGACCTCACCCGGCTGCCGTCGTCGGACGAGGAGGTCTACCTCTTCCAGTGCGTGGCGCGGGAGAACCCGTCGGACGACCGGCTCGTCGCGTTCGCGCAGGTGCGCGACCTGACCGAGCTGCGTGAGCACGACGGCAGGCTGGTGGCGCTGCCCACGGCCGAGGACGTCCTCGCCACCTGCCTCGACTCGATCCGCCGCGCGCAGTCGCTGCGGCCGTCGAGAAACCGGTTCAGCACCAACCGGATCGTGGTCTACGTCTGGCCGCCGAGCGACATCACCCGGGCGGAGCTGAAGATGATCGCCGGGCGGGTGCTGCCGACGACCGCGGGCGCCGGGCTGGAGGAGATCCTGTTCATCGCGCGGCAGCGCGACCGGAGGACCGGCGAGCTGACCAAGATCACGGTGCGTATCTCCTTCGACGCCACCGGCGGCCCCGCGCTCACCGTCGGCGAACCGTCGGACGAGCCGGTCGAGCCGCTCGACGACTACCGGCAGAAGGTGCTGCGCGCGAGCAGCCGCAACGCGGTGTACCCGTACGAGCTGACCGGCCTGCTCGGCAGGTTCGTCGAGCACGACCTCGACGACGACCACGCGCTGGTGCCGGTCGACCGGCCGAAGGGGCGCAACAGCGCGGCGATCGTCGCCGGTGTGGTCGCCACGCCCACCCGGCGGCACCCGCAGGGCGTCACCCGGGTCGTGCTGCTCGGCGACCCGACGAAGTCGCTCGGCGCGCTGTCGGAGCCGGAGTGCCGCCGGGTGATCGCCGCGCTCGACCTGGCGGAGCAGATGCGGGTGCCGCTGGAGTGGTACGCGCTGTCCTCGGGTGCCCGGATCTCCATGGAGTCGGGCACGGAGAACATGGACTGGGTGGCCGCGGCGCTCAAGCGGATCGTCGAGTTCACCCAGGACGGCGGCGAGATCAACATCGTGGTCGCGGGCATCAACGTCGGCGCGCAGCCGTACTGGAACGCCGAGGCGACGATGCTCATGCACACCAGGGGCATCCTGGTCATGACGCCGGACTCGGCGATGGTTCTCACCGGCAAGCAGTCGCTCGACTTCTCCGGTGGGGTGTCGGCCGAGGACAACTTCGGCATCGGCGGCTACGACCGGGTGATGGGCCCGAACGGGCAGGCGCAGTACTGGGCGCCGAACCTGGCCGCCGCGCGGGACGTGCTGATGTCGCACTACGAGCACACGTACGTCGCGCCCGGCGAGGACACGCCGCGGCGGGCGAGGACGACCGACCCCGTGGACCGCGACATCTCCGGCTACCCGCATGTCGTGGTCGGCAGCGACTTCACCACCGTCGGTGAGATCTTCTCCGCCGAGGCCAACCCGGACCGCAAGAAGCCGTTCGACATCCGGACCGTGATGCGGGCGCTCTCCGACCAGGACCGCCCGGTGCTGGAACGGTGGGCGGGCATGGCCGACGCGGAGACCGTGGCGGTGCAGGACGTACATCTCGGGGGCATGCCGGTGTGCCTGCTCGGCATCGAGTCACGGGCGGTGCCGCGGCGCGGCTTCCCGCCCACCGACGGCCCGGACACCTACACCGCGGGCACGCTGTTCCCGCAGTCGTCGAGGAAGGCCGCGCGGGCGATCAACGCGGCCAGCGGCAACCGACCGCTGGTCGTGCTGGCGAACCTGTCCGGCTTCGACGGCTCGCCGGAGTCGATGCGGAAGCTGCAACTGGAGTACGGCGCCGAGATCGGCCGCGCGATCGTGAACTTCCGCGGGCCCATCGTGTTCTGCGTGATCTCGCGGTACCACGGCGGCGCGTTCGTGGTCTTCTCGAAGGCGCTGAACCCGAACATGACCGTGCTCGCACTCGAAGGCTCGTTCGCCTCGGTGCTCGGCGGCGCCCCCGCCGCCGCGGTGGTGTTCTCCGGCGACGTCAACGCCCGCACCGCGACCGACCCGCGCGTGCGGGACCTGGAGGCCCGTGTCGCGGCCACCTCCGGCACCGACCGCGCCGCGTTGACCGCGGAGCTCGACGAGCTTCGCTCGTCGGTCCGCGCGGAGAAGCTCGGCGAGGTGGCCACGGAGTTCGACCGCGTACACAACATCCACCGCGCGGTCGAGGTCGGCTCCGTCGACGCCGTGATCCGCGCCGCGGAACTGCGCCCACGCATCATCGAGACCATCGAGTCCCGCCTGGGCTGA
- a CDS encoding PLP-dependent aminotransferase family protein: MGNGNAAARVIHDLRGLVARAQPGDRMPSVRELTARHHASPVTVTEAVRQLVAEGVVEARSGRGTFVAAVPVPERAPDLSWQTVALGPRPPGEEDMQALLALPPADAIPLSGGYLDPDLQPAAALGAALARAARQPASWQRGSAEGREDLRAWFARQAGGGLAARDMVICPGGQAALSSALRALTTAGDTLLVESPTYLGALATARAAGLRVVPVPADADGVRPDQLAAAFTRTGARLFYCQPLYANPTGATLATRRRAEVAAAVRAAGAFLIEDDYARDLTIDGEAPPPLAADDPDGHVIHLRSLTKSAAPGLRVAAIGARGPAGARLRAARLLDDFFVAGSLQQATLEFVTSPAWARHHRAVRTALRGRREALLAALRRHLPQLVPQAVPRGGLHLWARLPDGTDDVALAAAAANEGVVVFPGRPWYAAEPPAPHLRLTYAAAPPDLMDEAVRRLSRALDGQPASS; encoded by the coding sequence ATGGGCAACGGTAACGCAGCAGCACGCGTCATCCACGATCTGCGTGGGCTCGTGGCCAGGGCGCAGCCGGGGGACCGGATGCCGTCGGTGCGTGAGCTGACCGCGCGGCACCACGCCTCTCCGGTGACGGTCACCGAGGCGGTCCGCCAGCTCGTAGCCGAGGGTGTCGTCGAGGCGCGATCCGGGAGAGGCACCTTCGTGGCCGCCGTGCCCGTGCCGGAGCGCGCGCCGGACCTGTCCTGGCAGACCGTGGCGCTCGGCCCTCGCCCACCGGGCGAGGAGGACATGCAGGCGTTACTGGCACTACCGCCTGCGGACGCGATACCGCTGTCCGGCGGCTATCTGGACCCGGACCTTCAACCGGCTGCCGCGCTCGGTGCGGCGCTCGCCCGGGCCGCCCGGCAACCCGCGTCGTGGCAACGCGGTTCCGCCGAGGGGCGCGAGGACCTACGCGCCTGGTTCGCCCGCCAGGCCGGCGGCGGGCTGGCCGCCCGCGACATGGTGATCTGCCCGGGCGGCCAGGCCGCGCTCTCCTCGGCGCTGCGTGCGCTGACCACCGCGGGGGACACCCTGCTCGTCGAGTCGCCGACCTACCTGGGCGCGCTGGCCACGGCCCGCGCGGCCGGACTGCGGGTGGTGCCCGTGCCCGCCGACGCCGACGGCGTACGACCCGACCAACTCGCCGCCGCGTTCACCCGTACCGGCGCGCGGCTGTTCTACTGCCAGCCGCTGTACGCCAACCCCACCGGCGCGACCCTGGCGACCCGCCGCCGTGCCGAGGTCGCCGCCGCCGTACGCGCCGCCGGGGCGTTCCTGATCGAGGACGACTACGCACGGGACCTCACCATCGACGGCGAAGCGCCGCCCCCGCTGGCCGCCGACGACCCCGACGGACACGTCATCCACCTGCGCTCCCTGACCAAGTCCGCCGCGCCCGGGCTCCGCGTCGCCGCGATCGGCGCCCGTGGCCCGGCCGGCGCCCGCCTACGGGCGGCCCGGCTGCTCGACGACTTCTTCGTGGCCGGGTCGCTACAGCAGGCCACGCTCGAGTTCGTCACCTCGCCGGCCTGGGCGCGTCACCACCGCGCCGTGCGCACCGCGCTGCGGGGGCGGCGCGAGGCATTGCTGGCCGCGCTGCGGCGGCACCTGCCCCAACTCGTCCCGCAGGCGGTTCCGCGTGGCGGCCTGCATCTCTGGGCCCGGCTACCCGACGGCACCGATGATGTCGCACTGGCCGCCGCCGCGGCCAACGAAGGCGTCGTGGTCTTTCCCGGGCGGCCGTGGTACGCCGCCGAACCCCCGGCACCGCACCTGCGCCTCACCTACGCCGCCGCGCCGCCAGACCTCATGGACGAGGCAGTCCGCAGGCTCTCCCGCGCCCTGGACGGCCAGCCGGCATCTTCGTGA
- a CDS encoding DMT family transporter has product MRDKSSVTAASTITADHTVGLALGALGVLAFSMSLPMTRIAVQDLGPWFVAFGRAVGAALLAWAYLRFTGAPRPTRSQWWRLSIVALGVVVGFPLFTSLALTTQTSAHGAVVIAVLPAMTAVFAVLRAGERPPPLFWVASVGGLLAVLAFLGVNGTVSGALSLADLYLLAAVVLCGLGYAEGGALARELGGARTICWALLLSLPVTLPVTAVATAVHPPRADAGAWTAFGYLAAVSMFLGFFAWYTGLARGGIARVGQIQLTQPVLTLAWSALLLGEAVTPASVGAAFLVPVCVLLTQRYRNSTGAPTAQEA; this is encoded by the coding sequence ATGAGGGATAAGAGTAGCGTTACTGCGGCGAGCACGATAACAGCGGACCACACCGTCGGGCTCGCCCTCGGAGCGCTGGGCGTACTGGCCTTCAGCATGTCGCTGCCCATGACCCGCATCGCCGTGCAGGATCTCGGCCCCTGGTTCGTCGCCTTCGGCCGGGCCGTCGGCGCGGCGCTGTTGGCGTGGGCGTACCTGAGGTTCACCGGCGCGCCCCGGCCCACGCGGAGTCAGTGGTGGCGCCTGTCGATCGTCGCGCTCGGTGTGGTCGTCGGCTTTCCGTTGTTCACCTCGTTGGCCCTGACGACGCAGACCTCCGCGCACGGCGCGGTCGTCATCGCCGTGCTACCCGCCATGACCGCGGTGTTCGCGGTGCTGCGCGCCGGAGAGCGTCCGCCGCCGCTGTTCTGGGTCGCGAGCGTCGGCGGGCTGCTGGCGGTGCTGGCCTTTCTGGGCGTCAACGGCACGGTGAGCGGTGCGCTGTCCCTCGCCGACCTGTATCTGCTCGCGGCGGTCGTGCTGTGTGGACTGGGATACGCCGAGGGCGGCGCACTCGCCCGCGAGCTGGGCGGCGCCCGGACGATCTGCTGGGCACTGCTGCTCTCGCTGCCCGTCACCCTGCCCGTCACGGCCGTGGCCACCGCCGTTCATCCACCGCGCGCCGACGCCGGCGCCTGGACGGCGTTCGGTTACCTCGCCGCAGTCTCCATGTTCCTGGGCTTCTTCGCCTGGTACACGGGCCTCGCCCGCGGAGGCATCGCCCGGGTCGGACAGATCCAGCTCACCCAGCCCGTCCTCACCCTGGCCTGGTCGGCGCTGCTGCTCGGCGAGGCCGTCACCCCGGCTTCGGTCGGAGCGGCGTTCCTGGTGCCGGTCTGCGTCCTGCTGACCCAGCGATACCGCAACAGCACGGGGGCACCCACCGCGCAAGAGGCGTGA
- a CDS encoding SRPBCC family protein, with protein sequence MRYIDGPVVECDLHLTADPARVWELVTNIELPVRFSTELRRVQWLDGTRGPTLGARFEGHNQHPALGEWRTVSHIVRLDEPQVFGWVVLDPDNRFGGGPADPGHPGAAWQYRLTAEGDGCRLAHSVRIGPGRTGLSMVIDQAPENEEQIIARRLAALRDAMTATLQGIRDLAEQPR encoded by the coding sequence GTGCGCTACATCGACGGTCCGGTGGTCGAGTGCGACCTTCACCTGACAGCCGATCCGGCCCGGGTGTGGGAGCTGGTCACGAACATCGAACTGCCCGTGCGGTTCAGTACGGAGCTACGTCGGGTGCAATGGCTGGACGGCACCCGGGGGCCGACGCTCGGCGCCCGGTTCGAGGGGCACAACCAGCATCCCGCGCTGGGCGAGTGGCGCACCGTCTCGCACATCGTGCGGCTCGACGAGCCGCAGGTCTTCGGCTGGGTGGTGCTCGACCCGGACAACCGTTTCGGCGGCGGCCCCGCCGACCCGGGGCACCCGGGTGCCGCCTGGCAGTACCGGCTCACCGCCGAGGGCGACGGCTGCCGGCTGGCCCACTCCGTGCGGATCGGCCCCGGCCGCACCGGGCTCAGCATGGTCATCGACCAGGCCCCGGAGAACGAGGAGCAGATCATCGCACGCCGGCTGGCCGCCCTACGGGATGCTATGACGGCCACCTTGCAGGGCATCCGGGACCTCGCCGAGCAGCCGCGCTGA
- a CDS encoding multidrug effflux MFS transporter → MSSRQRLRLVLVLGSLIAVGPLTIDMYLPALPAIVADFHTTSAAVQLTLTGTLAGLALGQLLIGPLSDAVGRRAPLIAGIALHIVASLLCVFAPSIAVLGVLRVVQGLGVAAASVVAMAVVRDLFDGAAFAKLLSRLLLVMGAAPILAPTLGGGLLRWTDWRGVFVALAAFGLLLVVVAAVGLRETLPADRRQRGGVVATMAVYGSLLRDRTFVGLVLVAGLAMAALFAYVAGSSFVLQEQYGLDEQQFGLAFGAGAVGLIAATQYNVRLLRRHSSQRILVVALAVGSVAGLAMVAFAVTGFGGLPSLLVSLWVVLAAAGLAMPNAPALALSRHGEAAGTASALLGAVQFGVGALAAPLVGVLGTGAVAMAVVVAGGMVAATVVLLVVVRPARLADLEPDPTVMAAH, encoded by the coding sequence ATGAGCTCCCGGCAACGCCTGCGGCTCGTCCTCGTCCTCGGGTCGCTGATCGCGGTGGGTCCGCTGACCATCGACATGTACCTGCCCGCGCTACCCGCGATCGTCGCCGACTTCCACACCACGTCGGCGGCGGTCCAACTGACCCTCACCGGCACGCTGGCGGGTCTCGCACTCGGCCAGTTGCTGATCGGCCCGCTCTCCGACGCCGTCGGCCGGCGCGCGCCGCTGATCGCCGGCATCGCACTGCACATCGTGGCGTCGCTGCTCTGCGTCTTCGCACCGAGCATCGCGGTCCTCGGCGTCCTGCGGGTGGTGCAGGGCCTCGGCGTGGCCGCGGCCTCGGTGGTCGCGATGGCCGTGGTCCGTGACCTGTTCGACGGCGCCGCCTTCGCCAAGCTGCTCTCCCGGTTGCTGCTGGTCATGGGGGCGGCGCCGATCCTCGCCCCGACCCTCGGCGGCGGGCTGCTGCGCTGGACCGACTGGCGTGGCGTGTTCGTGGCCCTGGCCGCCTTCGGCCTGCTGCTCGTCGTGGTCGCCGCGGTCGGCCTTCGCGAGACGCTGCCGGCCGACCGGCGTCAGCGCGGCGGCGTGGTCGCGACGATGGCCGTGTACGGCTCGCTGCTGCGGGACCGCACGTTCGTGGGCCTGGTCCTGGTCGCCGGGCTGGCCATGGCGGCGCTGTTCGCGTACGTGGCCGGGTCGTCATTCGTCCTGCAGGAGCAGTACGGCCTGGACGAGCAGCAGTTCGGGTTGGCCTTCGGAGCGGGCGCCGTCGGGCTGATCGCGGCGACCCAGTACAACGTGCGGCTGCTGCGCCGGCACTCGTCGCAACGGATCCTCGTCGTCGCCCTGGCCGTGGGAAGCGTGGCCGGGCTGGCGATGGTCGCTTTCGCGGTGACCGGGTTCGGCGGGCTGCCGAGTCTGCTGGTGTCGTTGTGGGTGGTGCTCGCGGCGGCGGGCCTCGCGATGCCGAACGCGCCGGCCCTGGCCCTGTCCCGCCACGGGGAAGCGGCCGGTACGGCCTCCGCCCTGCTCGGTGCGGTGCAGTTCGGCGTCGGCGCGCTGGCCGCGCCCCTGGTGGGCGTGCTGGGCACCGGCGCGGTCGCGATGGCCGTCGTCGTCGCGGGTGGCATGGTGGCGGCGACGGTGGTGCTGCTCGTCGTCGTGCGGCCGGCCCGCCTCGCCGACCTGGAGCCGGACCCGACGGTCATGGCGGCGCACTGA
- a CDS encoding flavin monoamine oxidase family protein, whose amino-acid sequence MGTQVVVVGAGFSGLAAALALARAGVRTRVLEARDRVGGRVLTRWLADGTQLDLGAQWVGPTQDRVNGLLARYRIATFPSAAHGTSAVLFPDGRHAGVPEDAGRVLALLDAYAERVDPAAPWTGPEAAEWDRTTLAGWLRAAAPDPATARYLGRLLAGGLLAAGPDEISLLQTAFYLRSGGGSRALLAMVGGAQQDRIVGGPPVLAEALAAALGPDAVRLGAPVRAIGQDDAGVVVHTDSERVEADAVVVALPPTLAGRIRYDPPLPPLRDALTQRMPMGSAIKVHAVYPEPFWRADGRSGVAFCLAGPVTETVDNSTPESPRGVLTAFSYGPEANALRRMSPQARQASLLDALATVVGPAAGRPEEFVEYDWSADEWTRGCFCGAPTLGSWCGYGPELRQPVGRVHWAGTETATRWAGYLDGAIEAGERAAAEILCRVDR is encoded by the coding sequence ATGGGAACCCAGGTCGTCGTGGTCGGCGCAGGATTCTCCGGGCTGGCCGCCGCGCTCGCGCTCGCCCGGGCCGGCGTACGGACGCGGGTGCTGGAGGCGCGCGACCGGGTGGGCGGGCGGGTGCTCACCCGGTGGCTGGCCGACGGCACCCAGCTCGACCTGGGCGCCCAGTGGGTGGGCCCGACCCAGGACCGGGTCAACGGGCTTCTCGCCCGCTACCGGATCGCCACCTTCCCGTCCGCCGCGCACGGCACCTCTGCGGTGCTGTTCCCCGACGGCCGGCACGCCGGGGTGCCGGAGGACGCCGGAAGAGTCCTCGCCCTGCTCGACGCGTACGCCGAACGGGTGGACCCCGCCGCGCCGTGGACGGGGCCCGAGGCCGCCGAGTGGGACCGTACGACGCTGGCCGGCTGGCTGCGTGCGGCCGCGCCGGACCCGGCCACCGCCCGCTATCTCGGGCGGCTGCTCGCGGGCGGGCTGCTGGCCGCCGGCCCGGACGAGATCTCCCTGCTCCAGACGGCGTTCTACCTGCGCTCCGGTGGCGGCAGCCGGGCGTTGCTCGCGATGGTCGGTGGCGCGCAGCAGGACCGGATCGTCGGCGGACCGCCGGTGCTGGCCGAGGCGTTGGCCGCCGCGCTCGGCCCGGACGCGGTGCGGCTCGGCGCGCCGGTACGGGCGATCGGGCAGGATGACGCCGGCGTGGTCGTGCACACCGACAGCGAACGCGTCGAGGCGGACGCGGTGGTGGTCGCGCTGCCGCCGACCCTGGCCGGGCGGATCCGGTACGACCCGCCCCTGCCGCCCCTGCGTGACGCGCTCACCCAGCGGATGCCGATGGGCTCGGCGATCAAGGTCCACGCGGTCTACCCGGAGCCGTTCTGGCGCGCGGACGGCCGCTCCGGCGTCGCCTTCTGCCTCGCCGGGCCGGTCACCGAGACGGTGGACAACAGCACGCCGGAATCCCCGCGCGGGGTGCTGACCGCGTTCAGCTACGGCCCGGAGGCGAACGCGCTGCGACGGATGTCGCCGCAGGCCCGGCAGGCGAGCCTGCTCGACGCCCTCGCCACCGTCGTCGGGCCGGCGGCCGGACGACCCGAGGAGTTCGTCGAGTACGACTGGTCGGCCGACGAGTGGACCCGGGGTTGCTTCTGCGGAGCGCCGACCCTCGGCTCCTGGTGCGGCTACGGGCCGGAACTGCGCCAGCCGGTCGGGCGGGTGCACTGGGCCGGCACGGAGACCGCCACCCGGTGGGCGGGTTACCTGGACGGGGCGATCGAGGCCGGCGAGCGGGCGGCGGCGGAGATCCTGTGCCGCGTCGACCGGTAA